A section of the Malus sylvestris chromosome 17, drMalSylv7.2, whole genome shotgun sequence genome encodes:
- the LOC126610479 gene encoding uncharacterized protein LOC126610479 isoform X7 produces the protein MAEEIKPIEKPEINPEINPIEMSMAAEIKPIENPVDYRPWFRYVRRGDWCKAKEFLTLHPSAITATDSDGDTALHNAIYKEHEQIVEELVQLMTEEQLETKNGDGQTALTIAAAKNLKIVKCLVAKNKKLLGIANGSGSTPIVIAAKHDRWDIVEELVQLMTEEQLETEDDDGETALTIAVAKNLKIVKCLVAKNKKLLGIADGRGSTPIDIAAEHDQCDIVEELVQLMTEEQLETKNDDGATALTIAAAKDLKIVKCLVAKNKKLLGIAHGRGRTPIVIAAEHDRWDIVEELVQLMTEEQLETTNNSGQTALTIAAAKNIKIVECLVAKNNKLLRIADGDQMTPILSAAKNDRWDIVRYLYPLTRLEDLKPENGPCGSQLVCYCLQAKQFDIVSELLDRCPGLGYAKGFESYPIYEFALLPSAFPSGTSLKFWQRWIYKYIHVEHAHSVSDARINVQNQENEQGDQRNSTFFGLLQGLPSRLSESLGINRIRDLKLHHVRSLEILKGTCEEIKHLNNEEMKRYKLYETVFNAVQNGIVEIVISLCNAKPELLVRKRPRKGPDEKFTFPRSISRTSINQEPTFEESIFHYAVECRQEKVYSLIYGAGERNYLATMNNSRVEKMLYHAGKLSPLAKEKLDCIPGAALQMQRERQWYKEVQSMVTAPGAPPFTEYGLNAVRFFTEDHKELHEKGEKWMKDTASSYIIVSALIITIMFAAAFTVPGGNNQETGFPIFLNEKLFMVFVVSDAISLFSSVTSALMFLSILTSRYAEDDFLKSLPTKMIIGLSTLFISVATMMVAFSSAIFIMLRDKSSISTPIIFLASVPVILFVWMHFPLLLEIFVSTYGGGIFDRKVKRWI, from the exons ATGGCAGAAGAGATCAAGCCAATAGAAAAACCAG AGATCAACCCAGAGATCAACCCAATAGAAATGAGCATGGCAGCAGAGATCAAGCCAATAGAAAACCCAG TTGATTATAGACCTTGGTTCCGATATGTAAGGCGGGGTGATTGGTGTAAGGCGAAGGAGTTTCTCACCCTACACCCCAGTGCAATAACAGCAACGGATTCAGATGGGGACACAGCTCTTCACAATGCAATATACAAAGAGCACGAGCAAATTGTGGAAGAGCTGGTGCAGTTGATGACGGAAGAGCAATTGGAGACCAAAAATGGTGATGGTCAGACGGCTCTTACTATTGCTGCTGCAAAAAACCTCAAGATCGTTAAATGCTTGGTTGCAAAGAACAAGAAACTACTCGGTATTGCCAATGGCAGCGGAAGCACTCCGATTGTCATTGCCGCTAAGCATGACCGATGGGATATAGTGGAAGAGCTGGTGCAGTTGATGACGGAAGAGCAATTGGAGACCGAAGATGATGATGGTGAGACGGCTCTTACTATTGCTGTTGCAAAAAACCTCAAGATCGTTAAATGCTTGGTTGCAAAGAACAAGAAACTACTCGGTATTGCCGATGGCAGGGGAAGCACTCCGATTGACATTGCCGCTGAGCATGACCAATGTGATATAGTGGAAGAGCTGGTGCAGTTGATGACGGAAGAGCAATTGGAGACCAAAAATGATGATGGTGCGACGGCTCTTACTATTGCTGCTGCAAAAGACCTCAAGATCGTTAAATGCTTGGTTGCAAAGAACAAGAAACTACTCGGTATTGCACATGGCCGCGGAAGGACTCCGATTGTCATTGCCGCTGAGCATGACCGATGGGATATAGTGGAAGAGCTGGTGCAGTTGATGACGGAAGAGCAATTGGAGACCACAAATAATAGTGGTCAGACGGCTCTTACTATTGCTGCTGCAAAAAACATCAAGATCGTTGAATGCTTGGTTGCGAAGAACAACAAACTACTCCGTATTGCCGATGGCGACCAAATGACTCCGATTCTCAGTGCTGCTAAGAATGACCGATGGGATATAGTTCGGTACCTCTACCCTCTAACTCGCCTCGAAGATCTAAAGCCAGAAAACGGCCCTTGCGGCTCTCAACTTGTTTGCTATTGTCTTCAGGCCAAACAATTTG ATATTGTATCGGAGTTACTTGACCGTTGCCCGGGCTTGGGATATGCTAAAGGCTTTGAAAGTTACCCTATATATGAATTTGCTCTTCTGCCCTCTGCATTTCCGAGTGGGACGTCGCTCAAATTCTGGCAACGGTGGATTTATAAAT ATATACACGTAGAGCATGCTCATTCCGTCAGTGATGCTCGGATAAATGTTCAAAATCAAGAAAATGAACAAGGTGATCAAAGGAATAGCACAT TCTTCGGTTTATTACAAGGACTTCCATCGAGGCTTTCAGAGTCTTTGG GAATCAACCGCATTCGTGATCTGAAATTGCATCATGTTCGGTCACTTGAAATTTTGAAGGGCACTTGTGAGGAGATAAAACATTTAAATAATGAAGAAATGAAGAGATATAAACTATATGAAACAGTATTCAATGCTGTTCAAAATGGGATTGTTGAGATAGTTATTTCTTTATGCAACGCCAAACCAGAGTTATTGGTCAGAAAAAGACCAAGGAAAGGACCAGACGAAAAGTTCACATTTCCAAGGTCCATATCAAGAACGTCCATAAATCAAGAGCCCACATTTGAGGAGTCCATATTTCATTACGCTGTTGAATGCCGTCAAGAAAAAGTTTATAGCCTTATATACGGGGCTGGTGAAAGAAATTACCTTGCGACTATGAATAATAGTCGGGTGGAAAAAATGCTATATCATGCTGGGAAGTTATCTCCATTGGCAAAGGAAAAGCTTGATTGTATTCCGGGTGCAGCCTTGCAAATGCAGAGAGAAAGGCAATGGTACAAG GAGGTACAGAGCATGGTTACAGCCCCGGGAGCCCCACCTTTTACAGAATATGGTTTGAATGCCGTTAGATTCTTTACCGAGGACCACAAGGAATTGCATGAGAAAGGAGAAAAGTGGATGAAAGACACAGCAAGTTCTTATATCATTGTCAGTGCCCTCATTATTACAATCATGTTTGCTGCAGCATTCACAGTTCCGGGTGGCAACAATCAAGAAACAGGGTTTCCCATATTCttaaatgaaaagttatttATGGTTTTTGTAGTTTCAGATGCAATTTCGCTCTTTTCTTCTGTAACTTCAGCGTTGATGTTTCTGAGCATCCTTACATCGCGTTATGCTGAAGATGATTTTCTCAAATCCTTACCCACAAAGATGATAATAGGACTTTCCACACTCTTCATCTCCGTTGCAACCATGATGGTTGCCTTCTCTTCTGCCATATTCATCATGCTTCGTGACAAATCATCGATTAGTACTCCAATAATTTTCCTTGCCAGTGTTCCCGtcattttatttgtttggaTGCATTTTCCCCTTCTCCTTGAGATTTTTGTGTCTACCTATGGCGGAGGAATATTCGATAGGAAAGTCAAACGCTGGATATAA
- the LOC126610479 gene encoding uncharacterized protein LOC126610479 isoform X2, whose amino-acid sequence MAEEIKPIEKPEINPEINPIEMSMAAEIKPIENPVDYRPWFRYVRRGDWCKAKEFLTLHPSAITATDSDGDTALHNAIYKEHEQIVEELVQLMTEEQLETKNGDGQTALTIAAAKNLKIVKCLVAKNKKLLGIANGSGSTPIVIAAKHDRWDIVEELVQLMTEEQLETEDDDGETALTIAVAKNLKIVKCLVAKNKKLLGIADGRGSTPIDIAAEHDQCDIVEELVQLMTEEQLETKNDDGATALTIAAAKDLKIVKCLVAKNKKLLGIAHGRGRTPIVIAAEHDRWDIVEELVQLMTEEQLETTNNSGQTALTIAAAKNIKIVECLVAKNNKLLRIADGDQMTPILSAAKNDRWDIVRYLYPLTRLEDLKPENGPCGSQLVCYCLQAKQFDIVSELLDRCPGLGYAKGFESYPIYEFALLPSAFPSGTSLKFWQRWIYKYIHVEHAHSVSDARINVQNQENEQGDQRNSTFVEHAPSVSDARINVQNQENEQDDQRNSTEHAPSVSDARINVQNQENEQDDQRNSTFFGLLQGLPSRLSESLGINRIRDLKLHHVRSLEILKGTCEEIKHLNNEEMKRYKLYETVFNAVQNGIVEIVISLCNAKPELLVRKRPRKGPDEKFTFPRSISRTSINQEPTFEESIFHYAVECRQEKVYSLIYGAGERNYLATMNNSRVEKMLYHAGKLSPLAKEKLDCIPGAALQMQRERQWYKEVQSMVTAPGAPPFTEYGLNAVRFFTEDHKELHEKGEKWMKDTASSYIIVSALIITIMFAAAFTVPGGNNQETGFPIFLNEKLFMVFVVSDAISLFSSVTSALMFLSILTSRYAEDDFLKSLPTKMIIGLSTLFISVATMMVAFSSAIFIMLRDKSSISTPIIFLASVPVILFVWMHFPLLLEIFVSTYGGGIFDRKVKRWI is encoded by the exons ATGGCAGAAGAGATCAAGCCAATAGAAAAACCAG AGATCAACCCAGAGATCAACCCAATAGAAATGAGCATGGCAGCAGAGATCAAGCCAATAGAAAACCCAG TTGATTATAGACCTTGGTTCCGATATGTAAGGCGGGGTGATTGGTGTAAGGCGAAGGAGTTTCTCACCCTACACCCCAGTGCAATAACAGCAACGGATTCAGATGGGGACACAGCTCTTCACAATGCAATATACAAAGAGCACGAGCAAATTGTGGAAGAGCTGGTGCAGTTGATGACGGAAGAGCAATTGGAGACCAAAAATGGTGATGGTCAGACGGCTCTTACTATTGCTGCTGCAAAAAACCTCAAGATCGTTAAATGCTTGGTTGCAAAGAACAAGAAACTACTCGGTATTGCCAATGGCAGCGGAAGCACTCCGATTGTCATTGCCGCTAAGCATGACCGATGGGATATAGTGGAAGAGCTGGTGCAGTTGATGACGGAAGAGCAATTGGAGACCGAAGATGATGATGGTGAGACGGCTCTTACTATTGCTGTTGCAAAAAACCTCAAGATCGTTAAATGCTTGGTTGCAAAGAACAAGAAACTACTCGGTATTGCCGATGGCAGGGGAAGCACTCCGATTGACATTGCCGCTGAGCATGACCAATGTGATATAGTGGAAGAGCTGGTGCAGTTGATGACGGAAGAGCAATTGGAGACCAAAAATGATGATGGTGCGACGGCTCTTACTATTGCTGCTGCAAAAGACCTCAAGATCGTTAAATGCTTGGTTGCAAAGAACAAGAAACTACTCGGTATTGCACATGGCCGCGGAAGGACTCCGATTGTCATTGCCGCTGAGCATGACCGATGGGATATAGTGGAAGAGCTGGTGCAGTTGATGACGGAAGAGCAATTGGAGACCACAAATAATAGTGGTCAGACGGCTCTTACTATTGCTGCTGCAAAAAACATCAAGATCGTTGAATGCTTGGTTGCGAAGAACAACAAACTACTCCGTATTGCCGATGGCGACCAAATGACTCCGATTCTCAGTGCTGCTAAGAATGACCGATGGGATATAGTTCGGTACCTCTACCCTCTAACTCGCCTCGAAGATCTAAAGCCAGAAAACGGCCCTTGCGGCTCTCAACTTGTTTGCTATTGTCTTCAGGCCAAACAATTTG ATATTGTATCGGAGTTACTTGACCGTTGCCCGGGCTTGGGATATGCTAAAGGCTTTGAAAGTTACCCTATATATGAATTTGCTCTTCTGCCCTCTGCATTTCCGAGTGGGACGTCGCTCAAATTCTGGCAACGGTGGATTTATAAAT ATATACACGTAGAGCATGCTCATTCCGTCAGTGATGCTCGGATAAATGTTCAAAATCAAGAAAATGAACAAGGTGATCAAAGGAATAGCACAT TCGTAGAGCATGCTCCTTCCGTCAGTGATGCTCGGATAAATGTTCAAAATCAAGAAAATGAACAAGATGATCAAAGGAATAGCACAG AGCATGCTCCTTCCGTCAGTGATGCTCGGATAAATGTTCAAAATCAAGAAAATGAACAAGATGATCAAAGGAATAGCACAT TCTTCGGTTTATTACAAGGACTTCCATCGAGGCTTTCAGAGTCTTTGG GAATCAACCGCATTCGTGATCTGAAATTGCATCATGTTCGGTCACTTGAAATTTTGAAGGGCACTTGTGAGGAGATAAAACATTTAAATAATGAAGAAATGAAGAGATATAAACTATATGAAACAGTATTCAATGCTGTTCAAAATGGGATTGTTGAGATAGTTATTTCTTTATGCAACGCCAAACCAGAGTTATTGGTCAGAAAAAGACCAAGGAAAGGACCAGACGAAAAGTTCACATTTCCAAGGTCCATATCAAGAACGTCCATAAATCAAGAGCCCACATTTGAGGAGTCCATATTTCATTACGCTGTTGAATGCCGTCAAGAAAAAGTTTATAGCCTTATATACGGGGCTGGTGAAAGAAATTACCTTGCGACTATGAATAATAGTCGGGTGGAAAAAATGCTATATCATGCTGGGAAGTTATCTCCATTGGCAAAGGAAAAGCTTGATTGTATTCCGGGTGCAGCCTTGCAAATGCAGAGAGAAAGGCAATGGTACAAG GAGGTACAGAGCATGGTTACAGCCCCGGGAGCCCCACCTTTTACAGAATATGGTTTGAATGCCGTTAGATTCTTTACCGAGGACCACAAGGAATTGCATGAGAAAGGAGAAAAGTGGATGAAAGACACAGCAAGTTCTTATATCATTGTCAGTGCCCTCATTATTACAATCATGTTTGCTGCAGCATTCACAGTTCCGGGTGGCAACAATCAAGAAACAGGGTTTCCCATATTCttaaatgaaaagttatttATGGTTTTTGTAGTTTCAGATGCAATTTCGCTCTTTTCTTCTGTAACTTCAGCGTTGATGTTTCTGAGCATCCTTACATCGCGTTATGCTGAAGATGATTTTCTCAAATCCTTACCCACAAAGATGATAATAGGACTTTCCACACTCTTCATCTCCGTTGCAACCATGATGGTTGCCTTCTCTTCTGCCATATTCATCATGCTTCGTGACAAATCATCGATTAGTACTCCAATAATTTTCCTTGCCAGTGTTCCCGtcattttatttgtttggaTGCATTTTCCCCTTCTCCTTGAGATTTTTGTGTCTACCTATGGCGGAGGAATATTCGATAGGAAAGTCAAACGCTGGATATAA
- the LOC126610479 gene encoding uncharacterized protein LOC126610479 isoform X3 gives MSMAAEINPEINPIEMSMAAEIKPIENPVDYRPWFRYVRRGDWCKAKEFLTLHPSAITATDSDGDTALHNAIYKEHEQIVEELVQLMTEEQLETKNGDGQTALTIAAAKNLKIVKCLVAKNKKLLGIANGSGSTPIVIAAKHDRWDIVEELVQLMTEEQLETEDDDGETALTIAVAKNLKIVKCLVAKNKKLLGIADGRGSTPIDIAAEHDQCDIVEELVQLMTEEQLETKNDDGATALTIAAAKDLKIVKCLVAKNKKLLGIAHGRGRTPIVIAAEHDRWDIVEELVQLMTEEQLETTNNSGQTALTIAAAKNIKIVECLVAKNNKLLRIADGDQMTPILSAAKNDRWDIVRYLYPLTRLEDLKPENGPCGSQLVCYCLQAKQFDIVSELLDRCPGLGYAKGFESYPIYEFALLPSAFPSGTSLKFWQRWIYKYIHVEHAHSVSDARINVQNQENEQGDQRNSTFVEHAPSVSDARINVQNQENEQDDQRNSTVVEHAPSVSDARINVQNQENEQDDQRNSTFFGLLQGLPSRLSESLGINRIRDLKLHHVRSLEILKGTCEEIKHLNNEEMKRYKLYETVFNAVQNGIVEIVISLCNAKPELLVRKRPRKGPDEKFTFPRSISRTSINQEPTFEESIFHYAVECRQEKVYSLIYGAGERNYLATMNNSRVEKMLYHAGKLSPLAKEKLDCIPGAALQMQRERQWYKEVQSMVTAPGAPPFTEYGLNAVRFFTEDHKELHEKGEKWMKDTASSYIIVSALIITIMFAAAFTVPGGNNQETGFPIFLNEKLFMVFVVSDAISLFSSVTSALMFLSILTSRYAEDDFLKSLPTKMIIGLSTLFISVATMMVAFSSAIFIMLRDKSSISTPIIFLASVPVILFVWMHFPLLLEIFVSTYGGGIFDRKVKRWI, from the exons ATGAGCATGGCAGCAGAGATCAACCCAGAGATCAACCCAATAGAAATGAGCATGGCAGCAGAGATCAAGCCAATAGAAAACCCAG TTGATTATAGACCTTGGTTCCGATATGTAAGGCGGGGTGATTGGTGTAAGGCGAAGGAGTTTCTCACCCTACACCCCAGTGCAATAACAGCAACGGATTCAGATGGGGACACAGCTCTTCACAATGCAATATACAAAGAGCACGAGCAAATTGTGGAAGAGCTGGTGCAGTTGATGACGGAAGAGCAATTGGAGACCAAAAATGGTGATGGTCAGACGGCTCTTACTATTGCTGCTGCAAAAAACCTCAAGATCGTTAAATGCTTGGTTGCAAAGAACAAGAAACTACTCGGTATTGCCAATGGCAGCGGAAGCACTCCGATTGTCATTGCCGCTAAGCATGACCGATGGGATATAGTGGAAGAGCTGGTGCAGTTGATGACGGAAGAGCAATTGGAGACCGAAGATGATGATGGTGAGACGGCTCTTACTATTGCTGTTGCAAAAAACCTCAAGATCGTTAAATGCTTGGTTGCAAAGAACAAGAAACTACTCGGTATTGCCGATGGCAGGGGAAGCACTCCGATTGACATTGCCGCTGAGCATGACCAATGTGATATAGTGGAAGAGCTGGTGCAGTTGATGACGGAAGAGCAATTGGAGACCAAAAATGATGATGGTGCGACGGCTCTTACTATTGCTGCTGCAAAAGACCTCAAGATCGTTAAATGCTTGGTTGCAAAGAACAAGAAACTACTCGGTATTGCACATGGCCGCGGAAGGACTCCGATTGTCATTGCCGCTGAGCATGACCGATGGGATATAGTGGAAGAGCTGGTGCAGTTGATGACGGAAGAGCAATTGGAGACCACAAATAATAGTGGTCAGACGGCTCTTACTATTGCTGCTGCAAAAAACATCAAGATCGTTGAATGCTTGGTTGCGAAGAACAACAAACTACTCCGTATTGCCGATGGCGACCAAATGACTCCGATTCTCAGTGCTGCTAAGAATGACCGATGGGATATAGTTCGGTACCTCTACCCTCTAACTCGCCTCGAAGATCTAAAGCCAGAAAACGGCCCTTGCGGCTCTCAACTTGTTTGCTATTGTCTTCAGGCCAAACAATTTG ATATTGTATCGGAGTTACTTGACCGTTGCCCGGGCTTGGGATATGCTAAAGGCTTTGAAAGTTACCCTATATATGAATTTGCTCTTCTGCCCTCTGCATTTCCGAGTGGGACGTCGCTCAAATTCTGGCAACGGTGGATTTATAAAT ATATACACGTAGAGCATGCTCATTCCGTCAGTGATGCTCGGATAAATGTTCAAAATCAAGAAAATGAACAAGGTGATCAAAGGAATAGCACAT TCGTAGAGCATGCTCCTTCCGTCAGTGATGCTCGGATAAATGTTCAAAATCAAGAAAATGAACAAGATGATCAAAGGAATAGCACAG TCGTAGAGCATGCTCCTTCCGTCAGTGATGCTCGGATAAATGTTCAAAATCAAGAAAATGAACAAGATGATCAAAGGAATAGCACAT TCTTCGGTTTATTACAAGGACTTCCATCGAGGCTTTCAGAGTCTTTGG GAATCAACCGCATTCGTGATCTGAAATTGCATCATGTTCGGTCACTTGAAATTTTGAAGGGCACTTGTGAGGAGATAAAACATTTAAATAATGAAGAAATGAAGAGATATAAACTATATGAAACAGTATTCAATGCTGTTCAAAATGGGATTGTTGAGATAGTTATTTCTTTATGCAACGCCAAACCAGAGTTATTGGTCAGAAAAAGACCAAGGAAAGGACCAGACGAAAAGTTCACATTTCCAAGGTCCATATCAAGAACGTCCATAAATCAAGAGCCCACATTTGAGGAGTCCATATTTCATTACGCTGTTGAATGCCGTCAAGAAAAAGTTTATAGCCTTATATACGGGGCTGGTGAAAGAAATTACCTTGCGACTATGAATAATAGTCGGGTGGAAAAAATGCTATATCATGCTGGGAAGTTATCTCCATTGGCAAAGGAAAAGCTTGATTGTATTCCGGGTGCAGCCTTGCAAATGCAGAGAGAAAGGCAATGGTACAAG GAGGTACAGAGCATGGTTACAGCCCCGGGAGCCCCACCTTTTACAGAATATGGTTTGAATGCCGTTAGATTCTTTACCGAGGACCACAAGGAATTGCATGAGAAAGGAGAAAAGTGGATGAAAGACACAGCAAGTTCTTATATCATTGTCAGTGCCCTCATTATTACAATCATGTTTGCTGCAGCATTCACAGTTCCGGGTGGCAACAATCAAGAAACAGGGTTTCCCATATTCttaaatgaaaagttatttATGGTTTTTGTAGTTTCAGATGCAATTTCGCTCTTTTCTTCTGTAACTTCAGCGTTGATGTTTCTGAGCATCCTTACATCGCGTTATGCTGAAGATGATTTTCTCAAATCCTTACCCACAAAGATGATAATAGGACTTTCCACACTCTTCATCTCCGTTGCAACCATGATGGTTGCCTTCTCTTCTGCCATATTCATCATGCTTCGTGACAAATCATCGATTAGTACTCCAATAATTTTCCTTGCCAGTGTTCCCGtcattttatttgtttggaTGCATTTTCCCCTTCTCCTTGAGATTTTTGTGTCTACCTATGGCGGAGGAATATTCGATAGGAAAGTCAAACGCTGGATATAA